The region TGTAATAAGTCTGAAGAGAGTATGGATCAGTGTCATTACCCACGACTGCATAAGTAGTTCTTAGCTTTCCAAAGGTGAAATAATCATTCTTGAGTTTAAGAGCATCTGTAAAGATAAAAGATGAACCAATTGAAGGATAGAAAAAGGAATTTTTACCTGCAGGCAACGATGAAGACCACTCATTTCTTCCTGTAAAATTAAGATATAGCCAACGCTTATATCCTATAACAGCATTACCATAAAGAGCTACCAGCTTCTTTCTCAGCGTTACTTCATTTGATGATATAATAGAAGCATTAGACAACATATATTGGTCAGGAACAATCAAACCATCACCTCTTGATGTCAATTGATACCTCTCTGAATTGTAATAATTCTGACCAAGGTTTACTGTAAGCTTCAAATCCTCATTCAGATTTCTTTCAGCAGAAAGTAATAAGTCATGATTGTAGTTTTTCTGAGCAAAATTGATAACGTTTACCAGCCCTTGACCCACTCCTGCGCTACCATTGGCAAATCCTGAGTTTCTATAATCTCTATAATAATCAATACCAGGTCTGAAGGTAGCTTTTAACCATGGTAAAAAGTTATAATCAAGCTGCGTATAAGCAATGAATCTGTTTACCTCGTCTTTTTGAGGATTTCTTTTAAGTGTCCAGTAAGGATTATCCCAGCCATTGCCCTGTGCAAAAGATCTGGAAGCACCCCATGGCTTTGCTGCAGTTGGAGCAAGCTGATATGCATCCTGATGTTCCCATGGTTTATCATATCCATTGGTTATATCAAAGGTTACAGGAGTATTGGCAAGGCCTCTCAGATAAGACGTAGGATATCCTCCACCCAGAGCTCTGTTACTAGAACCATCGTTAGCATAAGTAAGCCCAAGGGCTACCTTAAATTTTTCGGTAAAATCATAATCTCCATTGAACTTGGCTGAAGTTCTTTGAAAGTCAGTGGTCGGTATAATACCTGTTTGATACAGCCTTCCTAAAGATGCATAGTATGAACCATGCTCTGACCTGCCAGCAATGTTAACATTGTAATCCTGAGTAATTCCTTTAACAAAAAAATTCTTTTCATTATCATATCTGTTTACTGCCACGCCGTTTGAGTATGGAGAGCTTTTTCCTACAATAATTCCATTCTTATCATAGTCATAGGTTTGACCGGGCGTAGAAGCTAAAGCATAAGTAAGAGTATCCAGCAATGCTCCCCAGCTGTTTTGATTCGCCAGACTATATTGCCCTGCAGATCCCTGAGAATATTTTGTTTGACGAGGCTGAATGCGTCTATTGATTTCATCTATGGTAATGGAAGAACTTACACTTACCTGAAGTTTTTTATCTGTAAGGTTTCTGCCTTTTTTCGTATTAATAATTATTGCTCCATTTGCAGCTCTTATACCATAAAGCGCAGCTGCTGCAGGACCTTTAAGTACTGTGATATTTTCAATATCATTAGGATTAACGTCAATTGCTCTGTTTGAAGGTTGAGAAAGAGAATAACTATTCGTAATATTCCCGGCAAGGTCTCCAACGCTATTATCAATAGGAACTCCATCAAGTATATATAAAGGGTTGTTGTTCCCAAGAAGAGAGGCACTTCCCCTGATACGAATCTGTGAGGCACCACCAGGAGACCCACCACTATTGGTCACTTGAACGCCAGCAATCTTTCCGCTCAAAGCTGTGGTTACGTTAGGTTCTCCTGACTTTAAAATTTTGTCTCCTTTTATCTCTGTAATGGTATTGGTTATTGACTTACGTTCACTCTCAATACCGACAGCGGTTACTACGACTTCAGATAACTGCTGTCTGGATTTTAAATTAAAATTTAATTCTGCCTCTTCTTCATAAACTTCAACTTCTTTCTGAGCATATCCTGCATACTGAATCACAACAGTAAAAGGCAGTGGGGTATTCGTCTTTAATTCATATTCTCCGTTTTCATTTGTTGCTGTTCCTTCTTTTGTTCCCTTTATCTGAATGATCACCCCAATTAATGCTTCTTTAGTTGTTTCATCACTAATCCGTCCCTTCAGGACAGACTGAGCGAAGACAACAGAATGCATGGTTAACAGTGTAATCGTAGCTAATAATACTCTTATACTTTTTTGATCTGTAAATAATCTTCTCATATCGTTTTATAAAATTCCATCAATAATTATAGCATGAGTCAGACGCATGGATAAAGCTGCGCCATTTCGCAATATTCTTGCGTTTTAAAGAGACACAATAAAGTCTACTAGTTTGATAGGCAAATCTAAATCAACTTTACAGTTATTTACAATTCAGTCAGTTGCAATAAATGACACGTTACCTATAGAAAATCTAATTGAGGGGAAAGAAAAATAGTAATTCAACAAAAGTGATATTTGAAAATCTTCAATTATACCAAGGACAACAAAGGTTAATTGAATTTACGAATCAACATTTATAGATATTGTAAAAAACATGAATTCGATTGGTTAAACTACCACCAAAATAAACTCATTATTAAAAACTTACCTATCAAAAAATGTAATTATTAAAAATAACTATACTATTATTCATTTAAGCAGTAATTAATGTTATTACATCATTTCACTATAAACAGGCATCATCTTCGTTTCATTTTTTGCATAAAAAGATATTTCTAAAGCAAGATTCATTCATTTATGAATGGAAAAAGTATTCGCACAATTAAAGGAAACATTAAAAGAAAATAACTTTATGAAAATATATCTCTGATTTATTGCAGGTTTAAAAAACTTATATAACTTTGCCATTCACCATAGCTGGTTGAACATAAAAACACCCCCAACGTTTTTTGACCTTCTCAGACG is a window of Sporocytophaga myxococcoides DSM 11118 DNA encoding:
- a CDS encoding SusC/RagA family TonB-linked outer membrane protein, which codes for MRRLFTDQKSIRVLLATITLLTMHSVVFAQSVLKGRISDETTKEALIGVIIQIKGTKEGTATNENGEYELKTNTPLPFTVVIQYAGYAQKEVEVYEEEAELNFNLKSRQQLSEVVVTAVGIESERKSITNTITEIKGDKILKSGEPNVTTALSGKIAGVQVTNSGGSPGGASQIRIRGSASLLGNNNPLYILDGVPIDNSVGDLAGNITNSYSLSQPSNRAIDVNPNDIENITVLKGPAAAALYGIRAANGAIIINTKKGRNLTDKKLQVSVSSSITIDEINRRIQPRQTKYSQGSAGQYSLANQNSWGALLDTLTYALASTPGQTYDYDKNGIIVGKSSPYSNGVAVNRYDNEKNFFVKGITQDYNVNIAGRSEHGSYYASLGRLYQTGIIPTTDFQRTSAKFNGDYDFTEKFKVALGLTYANDGSSNRALGGGYPTSYLRGLANTPVTFDITNGYDKPWEHQDAYQLAPTAAKPWGASRSFAQGNGWDNPYWTLKRNPQKDEVNRFIAYTQLDYNFLPWLKATFRPGIDYYRDYRNSGFANGSAGVGQGLVNVINFAQKNYNHDLLLSAERNLNEDLKLTVNLGQNYYNSERYQLTSRGDGLIVPDQYMLSNASIISSNEVTLRKKLVALYGNAVIGYKRWLYLNFTGRNEWSSSLPAGKNSFFYPSIGSSFIFTDALKLKNDYFTFGKLRTTYAVVGNDTDPYSLQTYYNNTTLANNFLQSTYQGPFNGTTTLSSALIQGNQNLRPEKIQSFEIGGELRFFKGRAGIDATYYSNKSKDQIIPATVPFSSGATAVVRNIGVVTNKGIELSLDATPVETKDFAWDVNFIYYKNVSKVVKLAPGVEQISNGLNNASVAGQPFGIIYGTDFVRNADGKIIIDDNPESTNYGKPFVSGSQTAIGNPNPKFNASLRNSISYKAFSLSFLLDTRVGFDILNFARSQMVLNGTDASTESRGEKMVFEGVKASDGSANDIEIVKTQALYSTTLQTNSLFVEKDLYFIKLRDVSLSYRLPATALKRFGISGATLSLSARNFLLKTNYSGSDPDMMVRAGQVGSNPGVDFWTPPNTHSYGAAVNIVF